In the genome of Pseudomonas fluorescens, the window TCGAAGCCGAAACGCCGATTGAACTGAACCTCGCCGACGTTCATGACCATGCGCCGGCCAGCAGCCAGGAGCCTTTGGCAGATCCGCAGTCCCCTTACGCGCCGCCTCGCGCGCCGGTCGGCGAAGCCGTGGCGGAATTCGCAACGCTCAAGCCATTCAGTTTCGATGGCCGTATCGGCCGCTTGCGTTACCTCGCCTGGACGCTGGTGCTGTCAACTGTACTCCTGGCCGTTTGCGGGGTGTTTGCCTTGGTCGCCCTGGCTCTGATCGGCGCGGATTCGTCCGCCGGCCTGATATTGGGCAGCTTGCTGGCCTTGATCCTGTTCGTCGGGTTTGTATTCGTCAGCATCCAGATCACTGTTCAACGCTTGCACGATGTCGGCTGGTCCGGCTGGCTGTGGCTGCTGAACCTGGTGCCGTTCGTTGGCAGTTTCTTTCCGTTCGTGATCATGGTCGTACCGGGCAACGACACCGCCAACCGCTACGGTCCACCACCTCCGCCGAACAGTACCGCGGTCAAGGTATTGTCTTCGCTGTGGCTGATCGTTATCGCGCTGGTTCTGTTCGGCTCGCTGGCCGGTGGTCTCACGGCGATACGGGAAGAATACAAAAGCGCCGCCCAGAGCAGCTACGAAAGCAGTTCGGTCACCACCGATGAAATCGAAGTCGAGGTCGAACCGGTGCCAAATTCCGCCGACGATGCAGCCGAAGAGGCCCAGCCCCCTGTAGACTCTGCGAAAGAATGAACAGCGCTCCTGGCCCGTGACACCTGCGTCGCGGCGCGGAGCTGTTGCGATGGAGAACTGCATGACCCGTTACGCTCTGATCACTGGCGCCTCCAGCGGCATCGGCCTGGCAATGGCCGAAGCGCTGGCCCGGCGCGGCCGCAGCCTGATTCTGGTGGCCCGACAACGTGATCAGCTGGAAAGTATTGCGATTGAACTGACCCAAAGGTTCGGCGTGGAAGTGTTGTTCCGTGCCTGTGACCTGGGTGAACCGCTGCGCCTGTCCGGATTCCTGCTGGAGCTGGAAGAAGGTGACCGGCACATCGATCTGCTGGTCAACTGCGCCGGTATCGGTACATGTGGCCCGTTTCTGGCCCAGGACTGGATGACCGAGCAAGACCTGATCGAAGTGAACATCCTCGCCCTCACCCGCCTGTGCCATGCCATCGGCAACAGCATGGCCCTGCAAGGCGGCGGGCAGATTCTGAATGTGGCCTCGGTGGCGGCGTTTCAACCCGGGCCGTGGATGAGCACCTATTACGCCAGCAAGGCGTATGTGCTGCACTTTTCCGAAGGATTGCGCGTCGAACTGAAAAAATGTGCGATCAAGGTTTCGGTGCTCTGCCCCGGGCCGACCCGCACAGCGTTTTTCCGTACCGCACAACTCGACAGCGAAAAACTGACTAACAGCAAACTGCTGATGAGTCCCGAGGAAGTGGCGCTCTACACCGTGCGCGCACTGGAAAAGAATAAGGCGATCATCATTCCCGGGCGGCGCAACCGCTGGTTCGCCTTCCTGCCGCGGCTCGGCTCGCGCTGGCTGACTCGCACAATCGCCGGCATGATCAACAAGGCTTACTGCCCGCGCTGATCCAATTCAAGGTAAAAAGCTGGGCGCTGGCATACGCCATGAGTACACTCAGGCCAGCCCAAATAACGGAGAAAACAGCTGTGGATACTCTGTTCACCAAGATCATCAACCGGGAAATCCCGGCGAAGATCATTTACGAGGACGACCAGGTACTGGCCTTCCACGACATTGCCCCACAGGCACCGGTACATTTCCTGGTGGTCCCGAAGAAACCGGTTCGCACCTTGAACGACCTGACCGAGGACGACAAGGCATTGGCCGGGCACATCCTGTTCACCGCCCAGCGCCTGGCACTGGAACTGGGCTGCGAAAAAGGTTTCCGCGTCGTCATGAACTGCAATGAAGAAGGCGGACAAACCGTCTACCACATTCATATGCACGTGCTGGGTCAGCGCCAGATGCACTGGCCGCCGGGCTGATTACTGCCTCCCCCCTGTGGGAGCGCACTTGCTCGCGAAGACGGAGTAT includes:
- a CDS encoding DUF805 domain-containing protein, translating into MGENHFKIVFEGALLPGVDITTAKLNLADLFKSDVTAIERLFTGRPVALKRNLSQADAQTYLQALSKTGIDARIEAETPIELNLADVHDHAPASSQEPLADPQSPYAPPRAPVGEAVAEFATLKPFSFDGRIGRLRYLAWTLVLSTVLLAVCGVFALVALALIGADSSAGLILGSLLALILFVGFVFVSIQITVQRLHDVGWSGWLWLLNLVPFVGSFFPFVIMVVPGNDTANRYGPPPPPNSTAVKVLSSLWLIVIALVLFGSLAGGLTAIREEYKSAAQSSYESSSVTTDEIEVEVEPVPNSADDAAEEAQPPVDSAKE
- a CDS encoding SDR family oxidoreductase, translating into MTRYALITGASSGIGLAMAEALARRGRSLILVARQRDQLESIAIELTQRFGVEVLFRACDLGEPLRLSGFLLELEEGDRHIDLLVNCAGIGTCGPFLAQDWMTEQDLIEVNILALTRLCHAIGNSMALQGGGQILNVASVAAFQPGPWMSTYYASKAYVLHFSEGLRVELKKCAIKVSVLCPGPTRTAFFRTAQLDSEKLTNSKLLMSPEEVALYTVRALEKNKAIIIPGRRNRWFAFLPRLGSRWLTRTIAGMINKAYCPR
- a CDS encoding histidine triad nucleotide-binding protein translates to MDTLFTKIINREIPAKIIYEDDQVLAFHDIAPQAPVHFLVVPKKPVRTLNDLTEDDKALAGHILFTAQRLALELGCEKGFRVVMNCNEEGGQTVYHIHMHVLGQRQMHWPPG